A portion of the Synergistaceae bacterium genome contains these proteins:
- a CDS encoding septum formation initiator gives MLRLRWIFLAALLGLFAAIMGTSYYVEMKKINRLTALVDERMAVLVSMSRTVQELQEKIAFFGTSEGLAHLAREKYNLSFPGELVFKIERAPESLP, from the coding sequence ATGCTGCGGCTGCGCTGGATTTTTCTCGCGGCCCTCCTCGGGCTCTTCGCGGCGATAATGGGCACGTCCTACTACGTAGAGATGAAGAAGATCAACCGGCTGACCGCCCTGGTGGACGAGAGGATGGCGGTGCTGGTATCGATGAGCCGAACGGTCCAGGAGCTGCAGGAGAAGATCGCCTTCTTCGGCACATCGGAGGGGCTGGCCCACCTGGCCAGGGAGAAGTACAACCTCTCCTTCCCCGGAGAGCTGGTCTTCAAGATCGAGAGGGCGCCGGAGTCCTTGCCATAA
- the rpsF gene encoding 30S ribosomal protein S6, translated as MRPYEMLVLMSAELEDHKEEIEKIEEVLTGLEGEIVKTDAWGRKRLAYPIDKKTEGFYALFTFKLSPDQLGELNRVLGLRPNVYRQMVIRLDEK; from the coding sequence TTGCGGCCGTACGAGATGTTGGTGCTTATGAGCGCCGAGCTGGAGGATCACAAAGAGGAGATCGAGAAGATCGAGGAGGTCCTAACCGGTCTCGAGGGAGAGATCGTCAAGACCGACGCATGGGGGAGGAAGAGACTGGCCTACCCCATCGACAAGAAGACCGAGGGCTTTTATGCTCTGTTCACGTTCAAGCTGAGCCCCGATCAGCTTGGTGAGTTGAATCGTGTCCTGGGTCTGCGTCCGAATGTCTATCGCCAGATGGTCATCCGTCTGGACGAGAAGTAG